In Euzebya sp., the following are encoded in one genomic region:
- a CDS encoding cell wall-binding repeat-containing protein, translating into MPLGPVLSRGRRWSAVVLVVLLTVLVAGLAAPQAVEPAVAAENAPAADVEPLEPVAVEWLSDRMVDVTFDSPRLDPPLAQTTVRVLVPPGYDASLREYPLLLLLHGAGDRYDGWTTKQDGWPTTLEEWSADADVVIAMPDGGTPDEPGWYTDWHRGGEYGAPEWETYHIGQLLPWLADAFRIREDRAGITVAGLSMGGGGAMHYAARHPDTFGAAFGFSGAMDTTALAVAFPDVWGDPVLDAVRVQGHSPTRLAANLHQTRVWFRTNRGLPGGPSPADDDPAGLALEGVVAGLNDQFDAALTAAGVEHDYLSVPQGGHNWWHWHDGLQTHAWAEISAVHRGQADVPAALGPFDHVTIDTAFSVGGWDFAIDRTGDALTELGGVSTAGFTASGSGTLAVATPPDLPAGATYAVTTGGETTEVTVGEDRRLRFDVLLGLVPTEVGIAQVATAPPAVDRLAGVDRYETAVTIARDGHPDGAAVVVLARGDAFADGLAGAPVAASLDAPLLLTGRDAMPAVTVAELARLAPERVVVLGGQSAVADAALAGLPDGVEVTRVAGPDRHATAAAAARAIGLRDGTAVIASGETFADVLTASTLAARTGAPILLTGRDELPAPTAAALADLGVTRAVVVGGPAAVSDGVLEELTAGGFAPERVAGPTRYGTAAAVAAQLVADGASSATTWIATGADWPDALAAGAAVAAAGDVLLLTDPEAPAARSPEVVAALAEGGSPVARLRVLGGTAAVAETAVAALVDAAVRASGVDG; encoded by the coding sequence GTGCCCCTTGGCCCTGTCCTGTCCCGTGGTCGTCGCTGGTCGGCGGTCGTGCTGGTCGTCCTGCTCACCGTGCTCGTGGCCGGCCTGGCCGCGCCGCAGGCGGTCGAGCCGGCCGTGGCCGCGGAGAACGCGCCGGCGGCGGACGTCGAGCCTCTCGAACCCGTCGCGGTCGAGTGGCTGAGCGACCGGATGGTCGACGTCACCTTCGACAGCCCCCGCCTGGACCCGCCGCTGGCCCAGACGACGGTGCGGGTCCTGGTGCCGCCGGGCTACGACGCCTCGCTGCGCGAGTACCCGCTGCTGCTGCTCCTCCACGGCGCCGGCGACCGGTACGACGGGTGGACGACCAAGCAGGACGGCTGGCCCACCACGCTGGAGGAGTGGTCCGCTGACGCCGACGTCGTGATCGCCATGCCCGACGGCGGCACCCCCGACGAACCGGGCTGGTACACCGACTGGCACCGCGGCGGCGAGTACGGCGCCCCGGAGTGGGAGACCTACCACATCGGCCAGCTCCTGCCCTGGCTGGCCGACGCCTTCCGCATCCGCGAGGACCGCGCCGGCATCACCGTCGCCGGGCTGTCCATGGGCGGCGGCGGGGCGATGCACTACGCCGCGCGGCACCCCGACACCTTCGGGGCTGCGTTCGGGTTCTCCGGCGCGATGGACACCACCGCGCTCGCCGTCGCCTTCCCCGACGTGTGGGGCGATCCGGTCCTCGATGCGGTCCGGGTGCAGGGCCACAGCCCGACGAGGCTGGCGGCGAACCTCCACCAGACGCGCGTGTGGTTCCGCACCAACCGCGGGCTGCCCGGCGGCCCCTCCCCCGCCGACGACGACCCCGCCGGGCTGGCCCTCGAGGGCGTGGTCGCCGGCCTGAACGACCAGTTCGACGCGGCCCTCACCGCGGCAGGCGTCGAGCACGACTACCTGTCGGTCCCACAGGGCGGGCACAACTGGTGGCACTGGCACGACGGCCTGCAGACCCACGCGTGGGCTGAGATCAGCGCGGTCCACCGCGGGCAGGCCGACGTCCCGGCCGCGCTCGGCCCGTTCGACCACGTGACGATCGACACCGCGTTCTCCGTCGGCGGCTGGGACTTCGCGATCGACCGGACCGGGGACGCGCTGACCGAGCTCGGCGGCGTCTCCACCGCAGGGTTCACCGCCTCGGGGTCGGGCACCCTCGCCGTGGCCACTCCACCGGACCTGCCGGCCGGCGCGACCTACGCGGTCACGACCGGCGGCGAGACGACGGAGGTCACCGTCGGCGAGGACCGCCGGTTGCGGTTCGACGTCCTGCTGGGCCTCGTCCCGACCGAGGTGGGCATCGCCCAGGTGGCGACCGCTCCACCCGCCGTCGACCGCCTCGCCGGCGTCGACCGGTACGAGACCGCGGTCACGATCGCCCGGGACGGCCACCCCGACGGGGCCGCCGTCGTGGTCCTCGCCCGCGGCGACGCGTTCGCCGACGGGCTGGCCGGCGCGCCGGTGGCCGCCAGCCTCGACGCCCCCCTGCTGCTGACCGGCCGGGACGCCATGCCGGCGGTGACCGTCGCGGAGCTCGCGCGCCTCGCGCCCGAGCGGGTGGTCGTCCTCGGAGGGCAGTCGGCGGTGGCCGACGCGGCGCTCGCCGGCCTGCCCGACGGCGTGGAGGTCACCCGCGTGGCAGGCCCGGACCGGCACGCCACCGCGGCTGCCGCCGCCCGGGCGATCGGGCTGCGCGACGGGACCGCGGTGATCGCCTCCGGCGAGACGTTCGCCGACGTCCTGACCGCGTCGACCCTGGCGGCGCGCACCGGCGCGCCGATCCTGCTGACGGGTCGCGACGAGCTGCCCGCCCCGACGGCTGCTGCGCTGGCGGACCTCGGCGTCACCCGGGCCGTGGTGGTGGGCGGCCCCGCGGCGGTGTCCGACGGCGTCCTCGAGGAGCTGACGGCCGGCGGGTTCGCCCCGGAGCGGGTGGCCGGGCCGACCCGGTACGGCACGGCCGCCGCCGTGGCCGCGCAGCTGGTCGCCGACGGCGCCTCGTCCGCGACGACGTGGATCGCGACCGGTGCGGACTGGCCCGACGCCCTCGCGGCGGGCGCGGCGGTCGCCGCGGCCGGTGACGTGCTGCTCCTCACCGACCCGGAGGCCCCCGCGGCACGGTCGCCCGAGGTCGTGGCGGCACTGGCCGAGGGCGGATCGCCCGTCGCCCGGCTGCGCGTCCTCGGGGGCACCGCCGCGGTCGCCGAGACGGCCGTGGCCGCGCTGGTCGACGCCGCCGTCCGCGCCAGCGGGGTCGACGGCTGA
- a CDS encoding ATP-binding protein yields MHRSVLNNPFAPGSGAVPDVWVGRDDELADVEARLVPRRLAGLFERGRTYLGDPGLGKSVLVNRIADDRGRAGDLVAAPLRLARGRDPLAALAAAVLPLVPSGERVASRISRAVDRVRDVGLLGASVGVSAPAEDRYTGLAELLGSLAAHAKSLGRLLVIRVDEVQNLAGDELSQLLTVLGDLLEARVPASTATGEEVEEYLPVVVLLSGLPQFAQQAEDAGVTFSRRFATAFLEPFTDDEVRAALTFAFADGYPVVGDSGPTSVLMERRAGEALIERCLGDPFLFQLAGAAAWDAETGPVITADDVAAGWLRVRREVDAHVRNRVAGLTDWQLEVLTAAATLGPAADGTAIARAVGRTRSSEIGSTLQGLVAKRLLAHDPAGYRIISRSLAAHLRAS; encoded by the coding sequence ATGCACAGATCGGTGCTCAACAACCCCTTCGCACCCGGATCCGGGGCTGTCCCGGACGTGTGGGTGGGTCGGGACGACGAGCTCGCCGACGTCGAGGCGCGGCTGGTACCGCGACGCCTGGCCGGGCTGTTCGAACGCGGCCGGACCTACCTCGGCGACCCGGGGCTCGGGAAGTCGGTCCTCGTCAACCGGATCGCCGACGACCGTGGCCGAGCCGGGGATCTGGTCGCGGCACCGCTCCGCCTCGCGCGCGGTCGTGATCCCCTGGCCGCCCTCGCGGCCGCCGTGCTGCCGCTCGTCCCTAGCGGGGAGCGGGTGGCGTCGCGCATCTCGCGGGCGGTCGATCGCGTGCGCGACGTCGGCCTGCTGGGCGCGTCGGTCGGCGTCAGTGCCCCGGCGGAGGACCGGTACACGGGGCTGGCCGAGCTCCTCGGATCCCTGGCCGCCCACGCCAAGTCGCTCGGCCGCCTGCTGGTCATCCGAGTCGACGAGGTGCAGAACCTGGCCGGCGACGAGCTCAGCCAACTGCTCACCGTGCTCGGTGATCTGCTCGAGGCACGGGTTCCGGCGTCGACCGCGACCGGTGAGGAGGTCGAGGAGTACCTGCCGGTCGTGGTGCTGCTGTCGGGCCTCCCCCAGTTCGCGCAGCAGGCCGAGGACGCAGGGGTCACCTTCTCGCGCCGCTTCGCGACGGCGTTCCTCGAGCCGTTCACCGACGATGAGGTGCGCGCGGCTCTCACGTTCGCGTTCGCCGACGGCTACCCGGTCGTCGGCGACAGCGGGCCGACGTCGGTGCTCATGGAGCGCAGAGCTGGCGAGGCGCTGATCGAGCGGTGTCTGGGTGATCCGTTCCTCTTCCAACTGGCCGGCGCGGCCGCCTGGGACGCCGAGACCGGTCCGGTCATCACCGCCGACGACGTCGCCGCCGGTTGGCTGCGCGTCCGACGGGAGGTCGACGCACACGTCCGCAACCGCGTCGCCGGCCTCACCGACTGGCAGCTGGAGGTGCTCACCGCCGCGGCGACCCTCGGCCCTGCGGCGGACGGCACCGCCATCGCCCGGGCGGTCGGGCGGACCCGCTCATCGGAGATCGGGTCCACCCTCCAGGGGTTGGTCGCGAAGCGCCTGCTGGCACACGACCCCGCGGGCTACCGCATCATCTCCCGGTCGCTCGCCGCGCACCTCAGGGCCAGCTGA
- a CDS encoding type II toxin-antitoxin system RatA family toxin, with translation MPQVTASTFVPVPPDTAFAVSQTTGEVRLAWDPFIRHQELLGADRPAKGVRTLTRARVGPRMISEYVSYRPPTSVGMTMVEGPWFFASFGGGWRFTPSSEGGVEGTTAVWKYTYAVRPAVLRPIAEQIGQWLLGREIRARIAAFAAACEDPAVLAAL, from the coding sequence GTGCCACAGGTGACCGCGTCCACGTTCGTCCCCGTCCCGCCCGACACCGCGTTCGCGGTGTCCCAGACCACCGGGGAGGTGCGGCTGGCATGGGACCCGTTCATCCGCCACCAGGAGCTCCTCGGCGCCGACCGCCCGGCGAAGGGGGTGCGCACCCTGACCCGTGCGCGGGTCGGACCGAGGATGATCAGCGAGTACGTCTCCTACCGACCGCCGACGTCGGTCGGCATGACGATGGTCGAGGGGCCGTGGTTCTTCGCCTCCTTCGGCGGCGGCTGGCGCTTCACCCCGTCCTCCGAGGGCGGCGTCGAGGGGACCACCGCGGTGTGGAAGTACACCTACGCGGTCCGCCCGGCGGTCCTGCGCCCGATCGCCGAGCAGATCGGGCAGTGGCTGCTGGGCCGCGAGATCCGCGCCCGCATCGCGGCGTTCGCCGCCGCGTGCGAGGACCCGGCGGTGCTGGCTGCGCTGTGA
- a CDS encoding Nif3-like dinuclear metal center hexameric protein: MATRSGSPDPEIAPTDAGGDPLGRWCAALDDAYPPVHAESWDAVGLHVGDRLGDRVTGVLVTLDVTEAVLDEAAGLGADLVVAHHPLLFGPLARLTPTTAPGRLALRAARQGVAVLAVHTNVDKAVDGTSHPAADVLALQERRPLQPLAPDPGDAPTKIVTFAPTDATDAVIRAMAAAGAGVIGDYTECAFTTPGTGTFRPGDATDPHVGTRGQREFVAEDRIEVVAPRRHVPAIRAALAEAHPYEEVPIDLYPLVADPSPSAMGLGVRGRLPDPLPLAEVARRLADGLPSPHLRLAATDPAATATTVAICGGSGDSLIEAVLDADGRATVDVFVTGDLKHHRTLDALTLGLPLIDAGHFATEDPAMDGVVAALEARRDDFGLTAPIHRSCVVTDPWTDWRAPA; encoded by the coding sequence ATGGCGACGCGATCAGGTTCCCCCGACCCCGAGATCGCCCCCACCGACGCTGGCGGCGACCCTCTCGGGCGCTGGTGCGCCGCCCTGGACGACGCCTACCCGCCCGTGCACGCCGAGTCCTGGGACGCCGTGGGCCTGCACGTCGGCGACCGCCTCGGCGACCGGGTCACCGGGGTGCTGGTCACCCTCGACGTGACCGAGGCGGTGCTCGACGAGGCCGCCGGGCTGGGCGCGGACCTCGTCGTCGCCCACCACCCCCTGCTGTTCGGCCCGCTCGCCCGGCTCACCCCGACCACCGCGCCCGGCCGCCTGGCTCTGCGCGCCGCCCGGCAGGGCGTCGCCGTGCTGGCCGTCCACACCAACGTCGACAAGGCCGTGGACGGCACGTCCCACCCCGCGGCCGACGTGCTCGCGCTGCAGGAGCGCCGGCCGCTGCAGCCCCTCGCCCCCGACCCCGGTGACGCCCCCACGAAGATCGTCACCTTCGCGCCCACCGACGCCACCGACGCCGTCATCCGCGCCATGGCCGCGGCCGGCGCCGGGGTGATCGGCGACTACACCGAGTGCGCGTTCACGACCCCCGGGACCGGCACGTTCCGGCCCGGGGACGCCACCGACCCCCACGTCGGCACCCGGGGGCAGCGCGAGTTCGTCGCCGAGGACCGCATCGAGGTGGTCGCCCCCCGACGTCACGTCCCCGCGATCCGCGCCGCCCTCGCCGAGGCCCACCCCTACGAGGAGGTCCCGATCGACCTCTACCCCCTCGTCGCCGACCCCTCCCCCTCCGCCATGGGGTTGGGCGTCCGCGGTCGCCTGCCCGACCCCCTCCCCCTGGCCGAGGTCGCCCGCCGGCTGGCCGACGGCCTGCCGTCCCCCCACCTGCGCCTTGCGGCGACCGACCCGGCGGCGACCGCCACGACCGTCGCGATCTGCGGCGGCTCCGGCGACAGCCTGATCGAGGCGGTCCTCGACGCCGACGGGCGGGCGACGGTGGACGTGTTCGTCACCGGCGACCTCAAGCACCACCGCACCCTCGACGCGCTCACCCTGGGGCTGCCGCTCATCGACGCCGGCCACTTCGCGACCGAGGACCCGGCGATGGACGGCGTCGTCGCCGCCCTCGAGGCCCGCCGCGACGACTTCGGCCTGACCGCGCCGATCCACCGCTCGTGCGTCGTCACCGACCCCTGGACCGACTGGAGAGCTCCTGCATGA
- a CDS encoding zinc ribbon domain-containing protein: MKATPEQQQQLLTLADTDEEIRRLEHKRQNLPEQKALDLHVETQEKVADELVEATQTQERLAAQTARHEREIETAEAGRKHSEAQIYSGQLKSERELQARREEISEFKRRKSDIEDSLLEIMEQSEEVGSLVEELTARRTELAEQVTDLTRQRDEAAADIDAELEALRTRRGEESGVLDEGVLGAYDTLKAKRPGRVVARLERRTCTGCQLELTAIELEEIKETARHSLAYCQQCGSIIVPA; the protein is encoded by the coding sequence ATGAAGGCAACCCCCGAACAGCAGCAGCAGCTGCTCACGCTGGCCGACACCGACGAGGAGATCCGCCGGCTCGAGCACAAGCGCCAGAACCTGCCCGAGCAGAAGGCCCTCGACCTGCACGTCGAGACCCAGGAGAAGGTCGCCGACGAGCTGGTCGAGGCCACCCAGACCCAGGAGCGCCTGGCTGCCCAGACCGCCCGCCACGAGCGGGAGATCGAGACCGCCGAGGCCGGCCGCAAGCACTCCGAGGCCCAGATCTACTCCGGTCAGCTGAAGTCGGAGCGCGAGCTGCAGGCCCGCCGCGAGGAGATCAGCGAGTTCAAGCGGCGCAAGTCCGACATCGAGGACTCGCTGCTCGAGATCATGGAGCAGTCCGAAGAGGTCGGCTCCCTGGTCGAGGAGCTGACCGCCCGCCGCACCGAGCTCGCCGAGCAGGTCACCGACCTGACCCGCCAGCGCGACGAGGCCGCCGCCGACATCGACGCCGAGCTCGAGGCGCTCCGCACACGCCGCGGTGAGGAGTCCGGCGTGCTCGACGAGGGCGTCCTCGGCGCCTACGACACCCTGAAGGCCAAGCGGCCCGGCCGGGTCGTCGCCCGGTTGGAGCGGCGGACCTGCACCGGCTGCCAGCTCGAGCTGACCGCCATCGAGCTCGAGGAGATCAAGGAGACCGCCCGCCACTCCCTGGCCTACTGCCAGCAGTGCGGCTCGATCATCGTTCCCGCCTGA
- a CDS encoding Type 1 glutamine amidotransferase-like domain-containing protein, with protein sequence MERNAAAGTLVLMGSGETTPTMVTTHKALLDRTRSRTGRDDVRARLLTTPYGFQENAGEITAKARQYFAHNVGVDVAAIDAGSLEDADGLTVERVRDEVRRSDWLFAGPGSPTYALRQWRAAGLADAIGQVHRGGGTVVLASAAAVTAGSHAVPVYEVYKAGQVPHWWEGLGLVEALTGWPAVVIPHFDNAEGGTHDTRFCYLGERRLSAMEAELPEGTWVLGVDEHTACIVDGDTATVRVEGRGGVHVRAGGEVVLTVGAGEERPMADLAAAGTGRLAEVGRPTETVAPGVVDAGSQLATGGPEGPFLDALAAEQGRFDDALAAQDAETATAAALATEQLIRDWSADTQVSDAAERGTAQLRGMITRLGALAGEGMHDHVELVRPVIETLLHVREDARQRKVYEVADHIRGHMDADGIRVKDTREGAVWEWDEPSDR encoded by the coding sequence ATGGAACGGAACGCTGCCGCGGGCACGCTCGTGCTGATGGGGTCGGGCGAGACGACCCCGACGATGGTCACCACCCACAAGGCGCTGCTGGACCGGACCCGGTCACGCACCGGCCGTGACGACGTCCGCGCCAGGCTGCTGACGACGCCGTACGGCTTCCAGGAGAACGCCGGTGAGATCACCGCCAAGGCCCGGCAGTACTTCGCCCACAACGTCGGCGTCGACGTCGCCGCGATCGACGCCGGGTCGCTCGAGGACGCCGACGGGCTGACCGTCGAGCGCGTGCGCGACGAGGTGCGGCGCAGCGACTGGCTGTTCGCCGGGCCCGGCAGCCCGACCTACGCGCTGCGGCAGTGGCGGGCCGCGGGGCTGGCGGACGCGATCGGCCAGGTCCACCGCGGTGGCGGCACCGTGGTGCTGGCGTCGGCGGCGGCGGTGACGGCCGGCTCCCACGCCGTGCCCGTCTACGAGGTCTACAAGGCCGGGCAGGTGCCCCACTGGTGGGAGGGGCTCGGGCTCGTCGAGGCGCTCACCGGCTGGCCGGCCGTGGTGATCCCGCACTTCGACAACGCCGAGGGCGGCACCCACGACACGCGGTTCTGCTACCTCGGGGAGCGGCGGCTCTCCGCGATGGAGGCCGAGCTGCCGGAGGGCACCTGGGTCCTCGGCGTCGACGAGCACACCGCCTGCATCGTCGACGGCGACACCGCGACCGTGCGGGTGGAGGGGCGCGGCGGGGTCCACGTCCGCGCGGGCGGCGAGGTGGTCCTGACCGTCGGGGCGGGTGAGGAGCGCCCGATGGCCGACCTGGCCGCCGCCGGGACCGGTCGCCTCGCCGAGGTCGGACGCCCGACCGAGACCGTCGCGCCGGGGGTGGTAGACGCCGGGTCGCAGCTCGCCACCGGCGGCCCGGAGGGGCCGTTCCTCGACGCGCTCGCTGCCGAGCAGGGGCGGTTCGACGACGCCCTGGCCGCCCAGGACGCCGAGACCGCCACGGCCGCGGCGCTGGCGACCGAGCAGCTGATCCGCGACTGGTCGGCCGACACCCAGGTCTCCGACGCGGCCGAGCGCGGGACCGCGCAGCTGCGCGGGATGATCACGCGGCTCGGGGCTCTGGCGGGGGAGGGCATGCACGACCACGTCGAGCTGGTCCGCCCCGTCATCGAGACCCTCCTCCACGTCCGCGAGGACGCCCGCCAGCGCAAGGTGTACGAGGTGGCCGACCACATCCGCGGGCACATGGACGCCGACGGGATCCGTGTCAAGGACACCCGCGAGGGCGCGGTGTGGGAGTGGGACGAGCCGTCGGACCGCTGA
- a CDS encoding QsdR family transcriptional regulator: MSRVISLDDAVRSARRQFMATGDVDMRRLTEELAVGRATLYRVVGSRDRLLGRIVNDLAEVTQRMSMAEVAQIHPPGIDRIVEGARRMNGYVVAFGPLRQLMEQDPATAFRVLFTDTGGVHDASVAIWRREMEEAAASGALTLPREVGRLAYMFVRIGESMIFADLLNAREPDLDLARDLHRALLTLP; this comes from the coding sequence GTGTCTCGTGTCATCTCCCTCGACGATGCCGTCCGGTCCGCCCGACGGCAGTTCATGGCGACCGGCGACGTGGACATGCGCCGCCTGACCGAGGAGCTGGCGGTCGGCCGGGCGACCCTGTACCGGGTCGTGGGCAGCCGCGACCGGCTGCTCGGGCGGATCGTCAACGACCTGGCCGAGGTGACCCAGCGGATGTCGATGGCGGAGGTGGCGCAGATCCACCCGCCCGGGATCGACCGGATCGTGGAGGGCGCCCGGCGGATGAACGGCTACGTCGTGGCCTTCGGGCCGCTGCGACAGCTGATGGAGCAGGACCCCGCCACAGCCTTCCGGGTGCTGTTCACCGACACCGGCGGCGTCCACGACGCGTCGGTGGCGATCTGGCGCCGTGAGATGGAGGAGGCTGCTGCGTCCGGGGCGCTCACCCTCCCCCGCGAGGTCGGCCGGCTGGCGTACATGTTCGTCCGGATCGGCGAGTCGATGATCTTCGCGGACCTGCTGAACGCCCGCGAACCCGACCTCGACCTGGCCCGCGACCTGCACCGCGCGCTGCTGACCCTCCCCTGA
- a CDS encoding class I SAM-dependent methyltransferase, translating to MTAGRASLTARAVAAGRAIGYRHLHDPLATTFLPPVERRVAAAARRVAVRPAGADAMAVATLGLSRHTALRMAAIDRFVTVAVDGGCTQVVVVGAGFDTRAWRLDALASTPVWELDLPATQQAKREALGDRAHRDGLHLVPVDLAATTIPDALDGHGHRRDVPTAWVWEGVAPYLPPTAVEEVLDGIATCSAPGSHLAMTVAHPDLLGRGPLAPVTRPLAAWAFRVLGEPILSTYDEDAAEAVVVAHGGVDAHVTAPADWARAAGLPTRPDAFGAERLVTARVG from the coding sequence ATGACGGCCGGTCGGGCGTCGCTGACCGCGCGCGCCGTGGCTGCCGGGCGGGCGATCGGCTACCGGCACCTCCACGACCCGCTGGCCACGACGTTCCTGCCGCCGGTGGAGCGGCGGGTCGCCGCCGCGGCCCGGCGCGTGGCCGTCCGGCCGGCCGGGGCGGACGCGATGGCCGTCGCCACCCTGGGCCTGTCGCGCCACACGGCGCTCCGGATGGCGGCGATCGACCGGTTCGTGACGGTGGCCGTCGACGGCGGCTGCACCCAGGTCGTCGTGGTGGGTGCCGGCTTCGACACGCGGGCGTGGCGGCTGGACGCGCTCGCGTCGACGCCGGTCTGGGAGCTCGACCTGCCCGCCACCCAGCAGGCCAAGCGGGAGGCGCTCGGTGACCGGGCCCACCGCGACGGCCTCCACCTGGTCCCCGTCGACCTGGCCGCCACCACGATCCCCGATGCCCTCGACGGCCACGGCCACCGCCGCGACGTCCCGACCGCGTGGGTGTGGGAGGGGGTGGCGCCCTACCTGCCGCCGACCGCGGTCGAGGAGGTGCTCGACGGCATCGCCACCTGCTCGGCCCCCGGCAGCCACCTCGCCATGACGGTGGCCCACCCCGACCTGCTGGGACGGGGACCGCTCGCGCCCGTCACACGCCCGCTCGCCGCCTGGGCGTTCCGGGTGCTGGGCGAGCCGATCCTCTCGACGTACGACGAGGACGCGGCGGAGGCCGTGGTCGTCGCACACGGCGGCGTCGACGCGCACGTCACCGCCCCGGCGGACTGGGCGCGCGCCGCCGGCCTGCCAACCCGCCCGGATGCCTTCGGCGCGGAGCGGCTGGTGACCGCCAGGGTCGGGTGA
- a CDS encoding aminotransferase class V-fold PLP-dependent enzyme, producing the protein MSHLTALAPDRVRPVPGYLNTASVGLGPQASAAAMHAHLDDWVEGRVHPPAFDATVQSLRAAYAGLVGMPSARVAVVGVLSPVAGLVASCLPDGATVLAAEEDFTSVLFPFLADDRLDVRTVPLDGLLDAVTPDVDMIAVSAVQSADGRVLDLDGLATAAGDAGARTFLDLTQAAGWLEVDARRFDVTATSAYKWLLMPRGVGFMTVREDVDWLVPRQAGWYAGGDIWSSIYGPPLRLAADARRFDLSPSWPCVVGALPSAELLGDLGIATIGAHDVGLADAFCEAIDVEPAGSAIVSVDVDVDPAVLEAAGVVAAVRAGRLRLSFHLYNDASDVERAAAVVRAGRR; encoded by the coding sequence ATGTCCCACCTCACCGCCCTCGCCCCCGACCGCGTCCGACCCGTCCCCGGCTACCTGAACACCGCCTCGGTCGGTCTCGGACCACAGGCGTCGGCTGCCGCGATGCACGCCCACCTGGACGACTGGGTGGAGGGGCGGGTCCACCCGCCGGCGTTCGACGCCACCGTCCAGTCGCTGCGGGCGGCGTACGCCGGGTTGGTCGGGATGCCGTCAGCCCGCGTCGCCGTCGTCGGCGTGCTGTCCCCGGTGGCCGGTCTGGTCGCCTCCTGCCTGCCCGACGGCGCGACGGTGCTCGCTGCTGAGGAGGACTTCACCAGCGTGCTGTTCCCCTTCCTGGCCGACGACCGCTTGGACGTCCGGACCGTGCCGCTCGACGGGCTCCTCGACGCGGTCACCCCGGATGTCGACATGATCGCGGTGTCGGCGGTGCAGTCCGCCGACGGGCGGGTGCTGGACCTCGACGGGCTGGCGACGGCGGCAGGCGACGCCGGGGCCCGGACGTTCCTCGACCTGACCCAGGCGGCCGGCTGGCTCGAGGTGGACGCCCGCCGGTTCGACGTGACCGCCACCAGCGCCTACAAGTGGCTGCTGATGCCCCGCGGGGTCGGGTTCATGACTGTGCGCGAGGACGTCGACTGGCTGGTCCCCCGCCAGGCCGGCTGGTACGCCGGGGGGGACATCTGGTCGTCGATCTACGGCCCGCCGCTGCGCCTGGCGGCCGACGCCCGCCGCTTCGACCTCTCGCCGTCCTGGCCGTGCGTGGTGGGGGCGCTGCCGTCCGCGGAGCTGCTGGGCGATCTTGGCATCGCCACGATCGGCGCCCACGACGTGGGGCTCGCCGACGCGTTCTGCGAGGCGATCGACGTCGAGCCGGCGGGCAGCGCCATCGTCAGCGTGGACGTCGACGTCGACCCGGCCGTCCTCGAGGCGGCGGGCGTGGTGGCGGCCGTCCGTGCGGGCCGGCTCCGGCTGTCGTTCCACCTGTACAACGACGCCTCGGACGTCGAGCGGGCCGCCGCGGTGGTGCGGGCGGGCCGGCGATGA